A genomic window from Bacillota bacterium includes:
- a CDS encoding ABC transporter permease, translated as MRVRELIAVSLSSVRAGGLRSFLSVLGIVIGVAAVIALVSVGQGAALQIHSQLTALGSNLLTIMPAARTATGGRISQEVLSGLTMDLADELSTGAPAIEAATGLVQTRATLVVGASNLSVAVMGVGEAYGSLLNYRPVAGRFVQARDGRDRRMAVALGFGVAQDLFGSEVPVGREITLVFGGRAVPGVVVGVMEPKGALFFSNFDRQVYVPARTLVARGLVADRVGSYLARTRDGIAAEDAVAQVTFFFDRRLGEPGVVEVASQQALLQTVDQATGTMTLLLAAIAGVALLVGGIGIMNVMLVAVAERTHEIGVRMAIGARRSDILRQFLAEATVLSVIGGIIGLLAGWAGGWGLARVLDFPFVISAQSILLAIGFSMAVGIFFGIYPARRAARLDPVEALRYE; from the coding sequence GTGAGGGTCCGGGAGTTGATCGCCGTTTCCTTGAGCAGCGTCCGGGCAGGGGGCCTGCGGTCGTTTCTGTCGGTGCTGGGGATCGTCATCGGCGTGGCGGCGGTCATTGCCCTGGTTTCCGTGGGCCAGGGTGCGGCACTGCAGATCCACTCCCAGCTGACCGCTCTCGGTTCCAATCTTTTGACCATCATGCCCGCTGCGCGCACGGCCACGGGTGGCCGCATCTCCCAGGAGGTACTCTCCGGCCTCACGATGGATCTGGCCGACGAGCTGTCCACAGGCGCGCCGGCCATCGAAGCCGCGACGGGGCTGGTCCAGACACGGGCAACGCTCGTCGTAGGGGCCAGCAACCTCTCGGTGGCGGTGATGGGGGTCGGGGAGGCGTATGGCTCTCTGCTCAACTACCGGCCGGTCGCCGGCCGCTTCGTGCAGGCCCGGGACGGGCGGGACCGGCGAATGGCCGTGGCTTTAGGGTTTGGCGTGGCGCAGGACCTGTTCGGCAGCGAAGTGCCCGTGGGCCGGGAGATCACGCTGGTTTTCGGCGGCAGGGCCGTGCCAGGCGTGGTGGTCGGTGTCATGGAGCCGAAGGGAGCGCTTTTCTTTTCCAACTTCGACAGGCAGGTCTACGTGCCGGCCCGGACCCTGGTGGCGCGGGGCCTGGTGGCGGACCGGGTCGGTTCGTACCTGGCGCGGACCCGTGACGGCATAGCCGCCGAGGATGCTGTCGCCCAGGTGACGTTCTTCTTCGACCGGCGGCTGGGCGAGCCTGGCGTGGTCGAGGTGGCCAGCCAGCAGGCGCTGCTGCAGACGGTCGACCAGGCTACCGGCACCATGACCCTCCTGCTGGCGGCCATTGCGGGCGTGGCGCTTTTGGTAGGCGGCATCGGCATTATGAACGTCATGCTGGTGGCCGTTGCCGAGCGTACGCATGAGATCGGGGTGCGCATGGCCATCGGCGCCCGGCGGTCCGACATCTTGCGGCAGTTCCTGGCGGAAGCCACGGTGCTGAGTGTCATCGGAGGCATCATCGGCCTGCTGGCCGGGTGGGCCGGCGGGTGGGGCCTCGCGAGGGTGCTGGACTTCCCCTTCGTCATCTCCGCCCAGTCGATCCTTCTCGCCATAGGCTTTTCCATGGCGGTGGGGATCTTCTTCGGGATCTACCCCGCCCGTCGGGCGGCTCGCCTCGACCCGGTGGAGGCGTTGCGGTACGAGTGA
- a CDS encoding periplasmic heavy metal sensor: MGTLDSRKGLRRWIVLGVVAALAVASVSVAALAAGPRWAPAAVAGVPYGWQALGLTDEQIQKIAEIRQKAYEQSIPNQGELYTLRQQLALALWAAQPDAAKMKDLATRLNELQGQLQQIQLQAQLDILGVLTDEQRAKLNALALGGFGKRGFGPRGGFGYGMMGPGWRR, encoded by the coding sequence ATGGGAACTCTGGATTCCAGGAAGGGGCTTCGGCGGTGGATCGTGCTGGGAGTGGTGGCGGCACTGGCCGTAGCGTCGGTGTCGGTCGCTGCGCTGGCGGCAGGGCCGCGGTGGGCGCCGGCTGCGGTGGCGGGCGTGCCGTACGGCTGGCAGGCGTTGGGCCTGACCGATGAGCAAATCCAGAAGATCGCAGAGATCCGGCAGAAGGCCTACGAGCAGTCCATCCCGAATCAGGGCGAGCTTTACACGCTGCGCCAGCAACTGGCCCTCGCGCTCTGGGCCGCGCAACCCGATGCGGCTAAGATGAAGGACCTGGCCACCCGGCTCAACGAGCTGCAGGGCCAACTCCAGCAGATCCAGCTTCAGGCCCAGCTTGACATCCTTGGGGTGCTGACCGATGAGCAGCGGGCCAAGCTCAACGCTCTAGCGCTAGGTGGCTTCGGAAAGCGCGGCTTTGGACCCCGCGGCGGCTTCGGCTACGGAATGATGGGGCCGGGCTGGCGTCGCTGA
- a CDS encoding YceI family protein — translation MRVGRYVTLASAAAVAVVALATAVWLVSPHGKPTPAAVAMSAGQPGPSAPGPSPAAAAERYVVVAEESRALYRVGETLLRFNRPNVAVGVTQAIRGEIFVDRQRLANSRFGVFTVDISQLRSDEPRRDQAIRERWLESARFPIARFQPVSVEGLPETYREGEPVSVILHGELTIRDVVRPVSFEGSFELNGDTLRGTASTTIRMTDFGFDPPSILGVLRANHEVEIEVDVVARRSS, via the coding sequence ATGCGTGTCGGACGATATGTTACGCTCGCGAGTGCCGCCGCGGTGGCGGTCGTTGCGCTGGCCACAGCGGTGTGGCTGGTAAGTCCCCACGGCAAGCCCACCCCAGCCGCCGTAGCGATGTCGGCAGGACAGCCCGGACCATCTGCGCCAGGCCCATCCCCTGCGGCTGCCGCTGAGCGTTACGTCGTGGTGGCGGAGGAGTCCCGGGCGCTCTACCGGGTGGGCGAAACCCTCCTTCGCTTCAACCGGCCCAACGTGGCGGTAGGGGTCACCCAGGCCATCCGCGGCGAGATTTTCGTCGACCGGCAGCGGCTTGCCAACAGCCGGTTTGGCGTGTTCACGGTGGACATCAGCCAGTTGCGCTCGGACGAACCCCGCCGGGATCAGGCCATTCGGGAACGGTGGCTGGAGTCGGCTCGCTTTCCCATTGCCCGGTTCCAGCCCGTGTCAGTCGAGGGCTTGCCGGAGACTTATCGGGAAGGCGAGCCGGTTTCCGTGATTCTTCACGGTGAGCTGACTATCCGGGACGTGGTACGCCCCGTCTCCTTCGAGGGCTCTTTCGAACTGAACGGCGACACCCTGCGCGGGACGGCGAGCACCACCATCCGGATGACGGACTTCGGCTTCGATCCCCCGTCCATTTTGGGCGTGTTGCGCGCGAACCATGAGGTGGAGATCGAAGTGGACGTCGTGGCCAGGCGCAGCAGTTGA
- a CDS encoding GNAT family N-acetyltransferase translates to MTLEILEYDQVDPKQVLALNLFSLGYALDAARVAAMREREARLTPFVALYGVHGGKVLGQVGVLETTVETASGPERFGALWAVATHPDAARQGTAEALVEEAHRRMRKRGLRWSFLTTSRSLVAHGLYLKSGYVDGVDLGQAVAGDAANEQPPPDRGGEYALVPGEEAQEPLIYSLYQRSVSGRLGFVHRPPGFIQGAVAAGDLSWEELFLVHRDSEPVGYAVVSRRRGHACVRELRVLPGIEGVDVLMAVRRTFQAPVLYQNACTQDELDGLRRAGFGQAAAGWGTLMVKDLVASTDRREVKALLGISSGLFTFGGLDAT, encoded by the coding sequence ATGACGTTGGAGATCCTGGAATACGACCAGGTTGATCCGAAGCAAGTCCTGGCGCTCAACCTGTTTAGCCTGGGGTACGCGCTCGACGCTGCCCGGGTAGCGGCCATGCGCGAGCGGGAAGCCCGCCTTACGCCCTTTGTGGCGCTCTACGGGGTCCACGGCGGGAAGGTCCTCGGCCAGGTCGGGGTCCTGGAGACGACCGTGGAGACAGCCTCCGGGCCTGAACGCTTTGGTGCGCTCTGGGCCGTCGCAACCCACCCGGATGCGGCAAGACAGGGCACCGCTGAGGCCCTCGTCGAAGAGGCGCACCGGCGCATGAGAAAACGGGGCCTGCGGTGGTCGTTTCTCACCACGTCCCGATCCCTCGTTGCGCATGGCCTTTACCTGAAGTCAGGCTACGTGGACGGCGTGGACCTGGGCCAGGCAGTGGCGGGCGACGCGGCAAACGAGCAGCCGCCGCCAGACCGCGGCGGGGAATACGCCCTGGTACCGGGAGAAGAGGCACAGGAACCCTTGATTTACTCTCTCTACCAGCGCTCGGTCTCCGGTCGGCTTGGCTTCGTCCACCGGCCGCCCGGGTTTATCCAGGGAGCCGTGGCGGCCGGCGATCTGAGTTGGGAGGAGCTGTTCCTGGTGCACCGGGACTCTGAGCCCGTTGGCTATGCCGTGGTCAGCCGCCGGCGCGGCCACGCTTGCGTCAGGGAATTGCGAGTGCTTCCTGGCATTGAAGGGGTCGATGTCCTGATGGCGGTGCGGCGGACCTTTCAGGCTCCCGTCCTGTACCAAAACGCTTGCACGCAAGACGAGCTGGACGGCCTTCGCCGCGCCGGCTTCGGACAGGCAGCAGCCGGTTGGGGAACGCTCATGGTCAAAGACCTTGTGGCTTCGACCGACCGCCGGGAAGTGAAGGCTTTGCTCGGGATATCCAGCGGTCTTTTCACGTTCGGTGGACTGGATGCGACGTAA
- a CDS encoding GntR family transcriptional regulator, with amino-acid sequence MMAAHSEPSAMQEGVGSTAETVICRKGDSYLVPLNVAHAQRALERTVTVDVFSPPRSEVPLHKQIRVRIGRLVGEGILPPDARVPGTREMARLLRVSRNTVIRAYDELVADGCLKVIPRKGIFVESDCRPRAAPRARPPAAATASRASPCWGMKPGWSSSERRSGTSLASERGSAW; translated from the coding sequence ATGATGGCAGCGCACAGCGAGCCCTCGGCAATGCAAGAAGGGGTAGGCTCGACCGCCGAAACGGTCATCTGTCGCAAGGGCGACAGCTACCTGGTGCCGCTCAACGTAGCGCACGCGCAGCGGGCCCTTGAGCGAACGGTGACCGTCGACGTCTTCTCCCCTCCTCGCAGCGAGGTGCCGCTGCACAAGCAGATACGTGTCCGAATCGGGAGGCTCGTCGGAGAAGGGATCTTACCTCCCGATGCCCGCGTGCCGGGAACGCGGGAGATGGCGCGCCTTCTCAGAGTAAGCCGCAATACGGTCATCCGCGCCTACGACGAGTTGGTCGCCGACGGCTGCCTGAAGGTGATTCCCCGGAAAGGCATCTTCGTTGAATCGGATTGCCGGCCGCGGGCGGCGCCGCGAGCCAGGCCGCCTGCAGCGGCAACCGCTTCACGGGCGAGCCCGTGCTGGGGGATGAAACCTGGGTGGAGCAGCTCCGAGCGGCGTTCCGGGACGTCCTTGGCTTCCGAGAGGGGCTCAGCCTGGTAG